In one window of Armatimonadota bacterium DNA:
- a CDS encoding DUF4349 domain-containing protein codes for MENKPVPETDGKAGRFPRLPRWGLAVVVVLLVLAGFAILPLFSRAREAARRGPPSTEMGLSMNYSDAVDLEVARASAAAARPLFMRGGGQGVPAGEAGMVMTALPGLETWDRQLILTAVIALEVGDVRAAYDAVQTIADGEGALITSASLQAGSRHVKEGEEDKGYGRAAVVLRMPQSRFHAVHRRLLDLAPGLDGRILKDEVSSQDVTEEYVDLKSRLRHWQSQETQLLEIMRRAQKIPDILSVRNQLSEVQQEIERITGRLRFLENRVDLSTITVEIVQKDSEGAQPTIASNWKSAGKAIAVAWTKSLRDVVYVLGLIGIGFTYVFPFAVLAVVVYVVVRTARRKARAAAGAR; via the coding sequence GCCTGCCGAGGTGGGGGCTCGCGGTCGTCGTCGTGCTGCTCGTGCTTGCGGGGTTTGCGATTTTGCCTCTGTTCTCGCGGGCCCGCGAGGCGGCGAGAAGGGGCCCCCCATCCACGGAGATGGGGCTATCCATGAACTACAGCGACGCCGTTGACCTCGAGGTGGCCCGGGCATCCGCCGCAGCGGCTCGCCCATTGTTCATGAGAGGCGGCGGCCAAGGCGTGCCTGCCGGCGAAGCAGGGATGGTGATGACCGCCCTCCCCGGGCTCGAGACCTGGGATCGGCAGTTGATCCTCACCGCGGTGATCGCGCTCGAGGTCGGCGACGTTCGCGCGGCCTATGACGCGGTGCAGACGATCGCCGACGGCGAAGGCGCCCTGATCACCTCCGCCTCACTCCAGGCGGGGTCGCGCCACGTCAAAGAGGGCGAGGAAGACAAGGGCTACGGGCGCGCAGCCGTCGTGCTCCGCATGCCCCAGAGCCGATTTCACGCCGTGCACCGGCGACTGCTCGACCTGGCACCCGGCCTCGACGGAAGGATCCTGAAGGACGAGGTCTCCAGCCAAGACGTGACCGAGGAATACGTTGACCTCAAGTCGCGCCTCCGCCACTGGCAGTCCCAGGAGACGCAGCTGCTCGAGATAATGCGGCGCGCGCAGAAGATCCCGGACATCTTGTCGGTGCGCAACCAGCTGTCGGAGGTGCAGCAGGAGATCGAGCGCATCACCGGCAGGCTGAGGTTCCTCGAGAACCGCGTGGATCTCTCGACCATCACGGTCGAGATCGTGCAGAAGGACAGCGAGGGCGCACAGCCGACCATCGCATCGAACTGGAAGAGCGCGGGCAAGGCGATCGCCGTCGCGTGGACGAAATCGCTACGAGACGTCGTGTACGTGCTGGGCCTGATCGGCATCGGGTTCACGTACGTGTTTCCGTTCGCGGTGCTCGCCGTAGTAGTCTACGTCGTGGTGAGGACTGCCCGCAGAAAGGCGCGCGCCGCGGCCGGCGCGCGGTAG
- a CDS encoding right-handed parallel beta-helix repeat-containing protein: MTTDDDAVCADADFHVSPGGDDANSGTERAPFRTLARARDAVREKIAQRLTRDVTVLLRGGVYELDEPVVFGPEDSGTDEHSITYAAYPGESPIISGGRRIAGWRRESGGLRTAHVPGLEGAPRSLFVDDARAPRARTPNRDDAHPYWTLERAELSEDLSTFALDLPRGLARAWRDIENVEVVVLGAWEVTRKRLAAADEAAGRVILAPPHVEGHSAIRPAANMACYFENAVEMLDRPGEWHLDRGAAVLRYRPRAEEDASQVRAVAPALSRLLTLAGARERPVRNLHFTGLRFAHARWAPPGHGYNGIQACFHFPPEPAGGASDDALENLRIDSAVEWEYAERCSLIECEIAHTEGTGLSLRRGCCDNLIQRNRIFDAGANGLMVGENLCHLYHADREPPAADVPRRNVIRDNRVEDCGVEYHGAVGIWVAFTDGTVVAHNLVHDLPYTGISVGFIWNDTPTVCRGNVVEYNHIHDVMKLLADGGGIYTLGLQPGTVLRGNLIHDVHRHESTCAKSPNNGIFFDEGSTGYLVEDNVIYNTPEGAVRFNQTTEDAHTWRNNSFDVAPDAPGFPSQRAAQAGPGRAANGR, from the coding sequence GTGACCACCGATGACGACGCCGTATGCGCCGATGCGGATTTCCATGTCTCCCCGGGCGGCGATGATGCCAACTCGGGCACCGAGCGTGCGCCCTTCCGGACACTCGCGCGCGCCCGCGATGCCGTGCGCGAAAAGATCGCCCAGAGGCTGACGCGCGACGTGACGGTGCTCCTGCGAGGCGGCGTATATGAGCTGGACGAGCCGGTGGTCTTCGGGCCCGAGGATTCCGGCACCGACGAACACTCCATAACGTATGCCGCCTATCCCGGGGAGAGCCCGATCATCAGCGGCGGCAGGCGGATCGCGGGCTGGCGGCGCGAGTCCGGAGGTCTACGGACGGCGCACGTGCCGGGGCTGGAAGGCGCGCCCCGGTCCTTGTTCGTGGATGACGCGCGCGCGCCGCGGGCGCGAACCCCCAACCGCGACGACGCGCACCCATACTGGACACTTGAGCGGGCCGAGCTGAGCGAGGATCTGAGCACGTTCGCCCTCGATCTCCCTCGCGGGCTCGCCAGGGCGTGGCGTGATATCGAGAACGTCGAGGTGGTCGTGCTTGGCGCCTGGGAGGTTACGCGCAAGCGGCTCGCGGCGGCGGACGAGGCGGCCGGCCGCGTGATCCTCGCTCCGCCGCACGTCGAGGGGCATTCGGCGATCCGGCCCGCGGCCAACATGGCGTGCTACTTCGAGAACGCGGTGGAGATGCTCGACCGGCCCGGCGAGTGGCACCTCGATCGCGGCGCAGCCGTTCTGCGCTATCGGCCGCGAGCCGAAGAGGACGCGTCGCAGGTGAGGGCGGTCGCCCCGGCGTTGAGCCGGTTGCTGACGCTGGCCGGCGCGCGCGAGCGCCCGGTGCGCAACCTGCACTTCACGGGCCTTCGTTTCGCCCACGCGCGGTGGGCGCCGCCGGGTCATGGATACAACGGCATCCAGGCATGCTTCCACTTCCCGCCGGAGCCCGCCGGCGGCGCGAGTGATGACGCGTTGGAGAATTTGCGGATTGACTCGGCGGTTGAGTGGGAGTACGCCGAGCGGTGTAGTCTGATCGAGTGTGAGATCGCACACACCGAGGGCACGGGGCTCAGCCTGCGCCGAGGCTGCTGCGACAACCTGATTCAGCGCAATCGTATCTTCGACGCCGGGGCGAACGGATTGATGGTCGGCGAGAACCTGTGCCACCTATATCATGCGGATCGAGAGCCGCCGGCGGCCGACGTGCCGCGCCGCAATGTGATCCGGGATAACCGCGTTGAGGACTGCGGCGTGGAGTATCACGGCGCAGTGGGTATCTGGGTGGCGTTCACTGACGGAACCGTCGTCGCCCACAATCTGGTGCACGACTTGCCCTACACGGGCATATCGGTCGGCTTCATCTGGAACGACACGCCGACGGTCTGCCGGGGCAACGTCGTCGAGTACAATCACATTCACGACGTCATGAAGCTGCTGGCCGACGGCGGCGGGATCTACACGCTGGGGCTGCAGCCGGGCACGGTGCTGCGCGGCAACCTGATTCACGACGTCCACCGCCACGAATCCACCTGCGCCAAGTCGCCCAACAACGGCATCTTCTTCGACGAGGGGAGCACGGGCTATCTGGTCGAGGATAACGTGATCTACAATACGCCGGAAGGCGCCGTGCGGTTCAATCAGACCACCGAGGACGCGCATACCTGGCGCAACAACAGCTTCGACGTGGCACCCGACGCGCCCGGATTCCCGAGTCAACGCGCGGCGCAGGCGGGGCCCGGACGGGCGGCCAACGGGCGATGA